TCCTACCAAATCAGCCATTTCCAATATTTCTTTTTTCTTATCTTTTATTTTATTTTTTGGTACATTGTAAACACCGGCATAAAAATCAAGATTTTCTTCTACGGTTAAGTCTTCATAAAGGCTAAATTTTTGGGACATATAACCAATGTGTGACCTGATTTTTTCATTTTCAGTTGAAACATCAAATCCTAAAACCTTTCCTGTTCCCAAAGTGGGAGTTAATAATCCCATAATCATTCTTATTACAGTTGTTTTGCCGGAGCCATTTGGACCTAAAAATCCATACACATCTCCCTTTTTTACATTAAAGCTCACATTGTTAACAGCTGTAAAGTCACCAAATTTTTTAGTTAAATTATTTATTACTATAACATTTTCCATAACGTCCTCAATTCTTTTCACTTTTAATAATATTGACAAAAACATCTTCCAAAGATGGAGCTACTTCCTTTATAGAATTTACTACAATTTTGTTTTTGAACTTTTCTTTTAATTTCTTAGAAGCATAATCAAAATCTTCCACTGCAATATGAAGTTCTTCGCCCAACATATATGCATCCAAGACGTATTCTTCTTTTTGAGCTAAGTTTCTAGCAACGTGATTTTCATCAGAACAAACACTTACAATGTGTTTATCAAAATTGTTGATAATGTTGGAAGGAGTATCCGTCTTTATTATTCTGCCTTTATCCATAAGCCCCACCTCATCACATCTTTCAGCTTCATCCATGTAAGGTGTACTGACAAATATAGTTGTGCCTTGTTCTCTCAGTTCGAAAAGTATTTTCCAAAATTCTCTTCTTGCCACTGGATCAACACCAATAGTAGGCTCATCAAGCAGCAGGTATTTGGGAGTATGAATCAAATTGCATGACAATGCCAATTTCTGTTTCATTCCTCCTGAAAGTTGGTCTGCTAATTTATATGAGTGCTTTGTAAGATTACTGAATGACAATAAAAATTCAATTTTCTCTTTTCTTTCCTTCTTTGGTATTTGATATACTTCTGCATAAAATTCAAGGTTTTCTAGAACAGTAAGGTCCCCGTATAAACTGAACTTTTGAGGCATATATCCAATGTGTTGTTTTATTACTTCACTTTCTTTTAAAATATCATATTTGCCTATTTGAGCTGTTCCGCTGTCTGGAGTTAATAAAGAGCACAACATCCTCATTGTAGTTGTCTTGCCTGCTCCATCTGGTCCCACTAACCCAAAAATCGTGTTTTTTTTAACCTGTATATTTAAATCATCTACGGCAGTAATATTCTCAAATTTTTTTGTGAGAGAAAATATTTGAATATCATATTCCATTATTTGCTCCTTTATTAATCTATCTTTATGTTTACATCCACTGGCATGCCTGGCTTTATCGCCCCTTTGGAATCTAAAGCCTCAACTGTAACTTCAAACACTGTATTTACTCTTTCTTCTTTAGTTTGAATATTCTTAGGCGTAAATTCTGCTGTATTATTTATTCTTGTTACCTTCCCATGGTAAGCCTTCTCATTATGAGAATCAATAAATATGTTAGCATCTTGACCAACTATGATATGTCCTATATTTGCTTCAGATACATATGCCTTTATTTCAACATTTTCAGGATTATATATTTCAGCTATTAGCTTACCCATGGAAACAAATTCACCATTTTTTATTAACAGCGAATTAACAATTCCGTCAATTGGTGATTTTATTGTTAATTTATCTAATTCTCTTTTAGTTTGTTCTACAATATTTTTTGATTGTTCTAGTTGTACCTTAGCTATTTCTAGTTGACCTTGTAACTGACTGAGCTGGGTATTACCATTGGAAATTGCTAGTTCGTATCCTGCTTTTGCCTGCAGCATTTTGTTTTCAGCGGCATTAATAGTATTTTTTGTCGGTCCGGATTTTATTAAATTCAGCTGTGAAACTGCAGCATTGTATTGTGCTTCACTGACATTATAGCTTTTTAATGCCTCATCGTACTTACTTTGAGAAATTATCTGCTGCTCAAATAGTTCAGTACTTCTCTCTAAATTTGTCTTCATAAAGTCGAAATTTGTTTTCGCTTGATTAACAACCTCTTCTGCTTGTTTTATTTCATCTGCGCTAGCTCCATCCATCACTTTTTGATATTCTGCCTCTGATACTAAATAAGCATTATGAGCTTGTTGAATAACGTCAGTATTTTGCAAAGACAAGCTGCTTATGCTATTTTCAAGCGCCTCTATGTTTTTTTCTGTTATTTGGAAATTTGTTAAAGCTTGATCATATTGATTTTTTAAGGCTGTATTATCTATAACTGCTATTACAGCACCTTTTTTTATATTGTCGCCTTCTTTTACCTTGTTTTCTATTACTGTACCAGTAATTTCACTGCTTAAGGATATGGAACCATTCTTTACAACACCTGAAGATTCAATATATGTGCCTCCATCGGCATATACAATTGCTGAGTCGTTTTTTTGCAAGCCATTAAAAATATAAATTGAAATAAGCACAAGAATTATAACAGCAGGCATAATTATTAATTTTCCTTTTCCTTTAATATGATTTAATATTTTTATCATTTTTTCCTCCGCTTATATTGATTAGTTGTTATTTTAAAAATATAATATATGTTAATAATAAAAACAGTTACCACGGTAACTTTTTTAAAATTATTATTAAACTATAATTATAATATTGTGATTCTAACCATAGGAAAGGTGAAATAATGAAAAACTATATAAAATTAATTAAAAATATGGATTTATTTAAGTGTTTGTCTGAAGATGAATTAGAAAGTGTCCTTAGTAATAACAATTATAATATAAAAAATTATAATAAAAATTCCATAATATATATGCAAAATGAAAAATGTAAAAGCCTAGATATTATTTTGGAAGGAATCGTTTCTGTACAAAAAATAAATTCAGAGGGGAACGTTCTGACCATAAACGATTTTATGAGTGGTGACGTCATAGGTGAAAGCCTAGTTTTCTCCATAGATAACAAATATCCTATGACGGTATTTGCAAAAAATGATGTGACAATATTAAACATAAAAAAAGAACTTATCTTAAAACTATGTCAAAGTAATGAATGTTTTTTAATTTCTTTTCTACATTCCCTATCTAGTAAAGCACTAATATTGTCTGACAAAATAAAATCTTTAACAATGAAAACCTTAAGACAGTGTATTATTGAATATTTATTGTTTGAATACTACGCTCAAGACAGCACAAAAATCAAATTAAACATGACTAAGAAGGATTTAGCCGAAAAAATTGGTGTCCAGCGTTCATCTCTCTCCCGCGAGTTAAATAAAATGAGAAAAGACGGCTTAATAGACTTCAATGCAAAATTCATCTTCATTAAAGATATAGATTTGCTTAGTAAGCTTCATATAGAAAATTAAGTTTACAAATATTCACTTTTGTAAGAATCACTTACATTTCTAAATCATTGTCTATTGTAGAATTTTGACTAAAAATATATACTTTAGACAGATAATACTTATAAAGTATAACATTCTTTAATTCCCCAAAACTCCTATGAAAATGTTTAAGGGGACTTAATAGCGATGCTATGAATAAGCTAGTACTTAAACATAGTCTCGCTATTATGATTTTAAAGAACATAATTTAAAAGTTTAATGAGGGGATTTATGTGGAAAGTGCAGCACCTGAAAATTTAAATAAAATAAAAGATAATATTGTAATATTCGAAATATCCCACAAGGATAATACTTATAAGCAAATTTCCATTGAAGAATTTATAGAAAAATTAAAAAACAATGAAATAAAGATAAGAAAAAAGTTAAATATTATAAATTATGCCTCTTTGGCAATAAATATTGACAGTACGGAAGTATATAAAGATGGAATGAAAATTGATTTATCTCCCAGAGAATATAAAATGCTTAAGCTTTTCATAGATAATAAAGGAAAAATTTTAACAAATGAACAAATTATAAACTGTGTTTGGGGCATAGCATATGCTAATGCCGGAATGCTTAGAGTAGCAATCAAAAGACTGCGAAATAAAATTGATCCTGACAACGAATATTTAAAAACAATTAGAGGCAAGGGATACATACTTATAGATATGTAAAAATACAAAAGTTAAGGAGCTTCCTGTATAATTCAAATATAAGGAATTCCAAGAAAGAAGGTTGAGAAAAAAATACCTCAGTGTACAATAAGATTACTGACTTTGCCGGTTAGTAAAAAATCTTATTAAACAGAGAGGTATCTAGAAATGAATTATAACACACAGAACGCAAAATTAGGAACTATTACAGAAAAAACTTTAGTGGTTGGTATTGATGTCGGAAGTGAACTACACTATGCCAGAGCTTTTGACTGGAGAGGTTATGAGTACTCAAAGAAGGCCTTCTCATTCAGTAATACAGAAGCTGGATTTAACAGTTTTTTGGCATGGATGCATGAACTGGGAGAAAAGCATGAGAAACAGGCTGTACTTCCAGGGATGGAGCCAACAGGACACTACTGGTTTGCACTAGGAAAGTTCCTACAGGACAACGGCATGAGACCGGTGCTTGTCAATCCTCATCACGTAAAGAAATCCAAAGAACTAGATGATAACAATCCAACAAAGACTGATCGCAAGGATCCGAAAGTAATCGCAGGACTAATCAATGAGGGGCGATTCTCTTACCCTTACCTTCCGGAAGGTGTCTATGCAGAGCTTAGGACGGCTTCAAACCTGAGATTTCAGGCGCAGGAGGAACTTACAAGAGTTCTTAATAGGATTGCAAGATGGTTCAGCATTTACTTTCCAGAGTATAAAGACGTTTATGGGAAGAAAGATGCAAAAAGCGGATTGATGATTTTAGCACAGGCACCATTGCCAGCAGACATTGCAGCGTTAGGTGTGGAAGGAGTGAACAAAATCTGGCGGGACGCAAAGCTGAGAGGCGCTGGACGAAAGAGGGCAAAGACCTTGGTAGCAGCTGCAGAGCATAGCATTGGCAGTCAGGAAGGTTTGACAGCAGCACGTATGGAAATAAAAAATCTGCTCAGTGATTATGAGGTTTATAGTAAAAGAGTCAATGAACTAATGGCTCTAATAGAAGACTTGATGAGTGGAATTTCATACACAGATAAGTTGCTGGAAATTAAAGGTATTGGAAGTAAGACCGTATCTGGATTTATAGCTGAAGTGGGTGACATAAGACGTTTTGATAACCCAAAACAGATACAGAAGCTAGCAGGATATGCACTGGTGGAGAACAGTTCTGGAAAACATAAGGGCGAGACAACGATAAGCAGACGTGGTCGCAAGAGACTGAGATATCTGCTGTTTGAGGTTGCAATGTCATTAGTTGGAAAAAATAAAGAGTTCAGGGAACTGCACCATTATTATACGACCAGACAGAATAATCCATTGAAGAAGATGCAGTCGCTGATTGCAGTTGCCTGTAAGTTGCTTAGGGTGATTTACAAGATTCTAACAACAGGAGTCAGCTATGATCCTGTAAAAATGCTTGGAGACATCAAGAGACCACCGATATCAGCACAGGCAGCATAAAAAGTAAAGCAATAAGCTTAAACCTCTGTTGAAAGATATCGCGGTTGAATTTAATTATCAAGGGTACGTTAGTACCGCTAAAGCGGCAAGCCCTTGACAATTAAATCCAGCCACGATAAATAGTAAACAAGAGGTTAAGCTGGAAACTGCCACAAATGTGGCTATACAATAAACAGAAAGCAACAGGAAAACGTCCGTTGGAAACAACGCTGTTGTAGGAGCAAAATCAGTAATCAAAACAAAGAATGAGCCAGTAGTCGGCAGGAATATTTTCCATAGGGCATAGACCCTGTTAAGGAGCTAAGCTGACACCCTGGTTATGGATAGGCAGGACGAAGGTAGTTAGGACGCATGCGGAAACGGATGGAGATCCTGGTGGATACAGGAGGTTAGCTGCCATAGAGGGATGGGTATACACAAGGCCATGTAAAGCGAAAAACAAAGACGTTTTACTTCGTGTACCCTAATACCACTATTTTAGTACTCGATACAAGAAATATCCATGACTATGGCCATTTATCTGAGATAAAGAAACAAAAAACCTTGATTTTTCAAGGAAAAAAGCTTGACTATATGAGGAGGATAATATGGCACATTCTATTATGACGGAAATGACTAAGATATTGCTTAGCAATTCTTTAAAAAAATTACTAAGTAAAAGACCTCTAAATAAAATAACCGTAAAAGACATTGTCAATGATTGCAAATTAACCAGACAGACTTTTTATTACCACTTCCAGGATATTTATGAATTATTAGATTGGACATATAAAAATGAAATAGGTCACTTTTTAAATGATTCTAAAAATAACAGTTGGGAAAAAGTTATCAATAATATTTTAAGCTATATTCGTGAGAATAAATCTATGTTTTCCTATACAATTCAATCTGTTGGCAGAGAACATTTCGAACAAGCCCTTTATCTAGATTTATATGAATTCTGTAAAAGTAAAATATCTAAAGTATCTTCCAAATCAGATATCCCTGAAGAAAAAATTAATTTTTTAGCTAATTTGCAGACAATTACATTAACATCAGTCATAGTCCAATGGGCAAACAATGGCATGAAAGAAAACCCTGAAGAAATTGTAAAAATGTTGGGCAAGACATTAAATTCAGCTACGCTGAATGTTTTAAAAGAATATGAAGCTGCTAACTAGAGTCCCCCTCTAGAAGTAATTCAAACCCTCTAGATATATAAATCCCCTAGTATATTATATCTAGGGGGTTTTAATTAATTTACTAAAGCTTTGTTAAATTTATTTATTGTTCCTTCAAATGATGCATAGATAACTGGAATAATAACCATTGTCAAGAATGTTGAGGCAGTCATACCTCCTATAACTGCAATAGCCAGAGGTGAAAACCTCTCCGAACCCAGTGCCAATTGCGCAGCCAAAGGAATCATACCTGTTATATCTGACAGAGCAGTCATCATAATTGGTCTGAATCTTGATTTAACTGCTTGGGTTATGGCTTCATTAAGTTCAATTCCTTCTTTTTTCCTTTCATTTATAAACTCAACCAGCAATATTGCATTATTTACAACTGTACCTACCAGAAGTATAAATCCCAAAAGAACCGGCATAGAAATATACTTTCCCGTCAAACCTAAGGCTGGGGCTATACCGATTACTACCAAGGGTATCGATGCCATAACAGTAACAGGTTGCATAAATGATTTAAACTGTGGTACAAGTATCAAATAAACCAATATTACAGACAACGATAAAAGAAACATCATGTCTTTTGCTGAATCAGACATACTTTGCTGTTCTCCCGTCAGTTCTATTGCGTAACCGCTTGGAACAGGATAGTTTTTTATTATCTTGTTAATATCTTTTGTTATATGGCTGAATGCTCTTGAATGAGTGTATCCCAATATGTCTATTGTGTATTCCAAATCTTCTCTTGTAATTAAATTTGCTCTTTCATTTAACTCAATATCTGCCAATTCTCTTAAAGGAACTTTCACACCCAAAGGAGCATTAATATATGTGTCTAAAAGACTGTCTGCTGACTCTTTGTACTCATCCATATATTCAACTGAAATTCCCACATTATCAGATTCGTCAATATCCAAATCAGTTCCTACAATTCCTTCCATTGAGTTATATATTTGATTAGCAACTTGAGCATTTGTCAACCCAAGTTCCTGAATACGGGATTCATTCATTATAATATTCATTTGTAAGTTATCCACGTTGAAGCTTTTGTATAAATTAGTTGTTCCTTCAACCTTAGCAATTTCTTGCTGCAGCTTGTCAGCAATGTTATAAAGTATCTCTTGATCAGCACCGCTTATTTTTATGTCTATAGGAGCAGCAGCACTGGATGAAGCAGTTCCTCCTTGTTCTTTAACGGAATATCTTTTTATGCCTGGAATTTTTTTAATTTCATCTCTCAACCTTTCTTGAAATTCCCATATAGTTTCATCTCTTTCAATCCTAGTTGTCAAATTGATGGTAAGTAATGCTTGATTAGTACTCATTACTCCAAAATCACTGAGCATGTTACTATCTCTTTCATAGCCTATTTGTGCATCATAATTTATAACGATTTCTTCTTTTGCTAAAAAATTTTCAATATATTCTACAGCCCTGCTTGTTTCTTCTATTCTTGTTCCTGGCTCCATTTCAACAGATACAAATGTTTTTCCGCTGTCAAATTGAGGAAGCATTTCCATTCCGTTATTAGCTAAAAATCTACCGCTTAAAACAAGAAGAACCAAGGCAATTAATATGGTTTTTACTTTGTTTTTCAAAGCTAATTTCAATACACTTATATAAAATTCACTTAATTTAGCCATCAATTTGTTCCACGGTAATGAAATCTTATCAATTAATTTTTCAGCTTTTGCAAATTCAAATTTACTGAGCATTACCGTAAACAACGGTATAATTAATAATGAAATCAATATAGAGGAACCTATTGCAAATATTACTGTTAAAGAAAGAGGTCTAAAAATTTCCCCTACAAAACCTTCTATGAACAAAAGAGGTATTAAAACAACCAATGTTGTTGTTGCACCTGCTATATTAGCCATCGCTATTTCATTAGTTCCATCAATGGCAGCAGCAATTATATCTTTATTTTGATTCCTATGAGATACGATATTTTCAACAACTACTATGGATGCATCAACAACAAATCCTATGCTGAGAATTAACGCTGACAAAGTAACCATATCTAACTTCATATCGAAAAACTTCATAAGGGCCAACGTAGTTAAAAATACCAGCGGCATTGACATGGAGACTACCAACGACTGGCTGACATTGGATATAAAAAGCATTATAAGTATTATTGTAAAAACCATTGACATTAATACACTAGATGACATATTGTCAACCATCTGATTAGTAAAAATCGAGTCATCTTGTGCGATTTCAAATTGAATAAAAGGATATTTATCTTTTAATACTTCAACTTCTTTTATGATGTCCTCAACAACTTCCACTGTATTGGCATCACTTCTTTTTAATACTAATAGCGCAATACCTTCATTTCCGTTGTATCTGTAATTGCTTTCCAAATCTTCTGTAGTAAATTCTACTTCTGCTATATCTTTTAAATAAATTGCATTTCCATCCTTCAACGGAATTCTTATGTTTTCAATATCATTAGTGGTTTTTAAATCTTCTTCAATTCTTATTAATACTTCCTTATTGGCATCTGTTAATTTTCCTCCAGGTGCCTTAATATTATTTTGGGCAAGTAAGGAAGATACTTGTTCTAAAGTAAGTCCGTAAGAATTAAGTCTGTTTTTATCCACATTAACCTTAACCAAGGATTTGTATCCGCCAAAAATATCAACTGAAGCAATTCCATCTAAAAGTTGCAAACTAAAACCTATTTCATCTTCAGCTATTTGTCTTACTGTTCTTAAGTCAACTGAATTACTGTTTAAGCTCAATGTTAAAACCGGCTTATCTGAAGTACTGAATTTTAATACCTTCGGCTCACCCATATTTGAAGGCAATTTGTTTCTTATTCTACTGATAGCATTTTGTATGTCAATTGCTGCCTCGTCAATATTTGTTGCATAGCTGAACTCCAGCGTTATAACTGCAATGTTATCCTGACTTGTGGATTTTATATTGGAAATACCCTCCAGCTTTCCAAATTCATCTTCCATTGGCTCAACAACATCTTTGACAACATCTTGAGAAGAAGCGCCTGGATACTGAGTAATTACGGTTACTGTAGGGGCGTTAGTATCTGGAGACAATTGTGTCTTTAATGAAATCCTTGAATATATTCCAAAAATCACTATTGCTATAGCAACAGATAATATGAAATATTTGTTTTTAATTGAAAATCTGCCTATATTCATTATTCTTCTCCTTTAAAAACATAAACAACTGCATTTTCATAAAGTTTGGATAAATTTGTGATTGCTATTTTATCTCCTCCTTTAAGCCCCTTAGTTACTTCAGTACTCTCCCCCATAGTAATGCCTGTTGTTATTTCAGTTTCTTTAACTATGCCGTCCATATACAAATAGACTATATTCTTGTTGTTTAAATTTTTTATAGAATTTTTTGGTATAATTAATTTATCTTTCGCTTCGTTTGCAATAATTTTAACCTCTGCGCTGTTACCTGAAAACAGCATGTATGATTTTTCATTTTGAATAGGACCTAATTCTATTAGTCCGATCCTCGTGTTGGGATTTACATTAGGAACAATTTTACTTACTGCTGTAGTTATTTCACCTTCTAAACCGTTTATTTTTAAGTCACCTTTGCTGCCAACAAATATTCTGTTAATGTCACGTTCAGATACATTAACCTTAACTATCAATTCTTTATTGTCATCAATGGCAACTAAGGGTTTTCCAACTACAGCCAAATCCCCCACGTCTCCTTCAATCATTTTAACCACACCGCTTATTGGCGCCTTAATAACTGTGTCTTCAATTTTTACATTAAGTTCATTTATTGATGAATTTAATTCTTCCATTTGCTTTAATGCCATGTCTTTTTCATGAACTAAGTTTTCATAAGAATTTTGGGTTGTTGCTTTTAGTTCCTCTAATTTAAGATAAGCATTGTTTGTTTCTTGCACTAATTTGTCAAATGTTGTTTTAGGAATTGCTCCTTCTTCATACAAACCTTCATAATTACTTTTTTCGCTTTTCAAATATTCATAATTTGACTGAGCTGTTTCAAGTTGTTTAAGAAGCGGATTTGTTTCATAAAAATCATTTATTTCATTGACTAGATAATTATAATTTGTTTTTAATGTTTCAAGTTTCTTTTGTACTGTTTCAAGACTTGCTTTTAGTTGGCTGTCATCAATTTTTATCAATAAATCTCCATATTTGACAATACTTCCTTCTTCAACATAGACTTGAACGATCTGCCCTGCTATGGAAGGTGATATGGTTGTAGAGCTTTTAGGTTCAATTGTACCTACATAGTTTATTGTTTCTGTCAGATTGCCTTTGACAACAGTTTCAAGTTTTATGGGAATACCAAGATCTGAATTTTTTGCGGCGCTTTCTTTGCTGCCTGAAGCTGAGTTGATGTTTTTAACAACTGCAGCTAAAATTACTAATGAAAATATAACAATCAATATAAGCTTTTTTTTATTCATAGATGATCTCCAATCTTACTATACTAATGTTTTAATTGTTTCATATAACTTAATTGTATCTTTGAAGGTATCGCTGCCTGTTAGAGATTCAAAAATAATTAAACCCACAATAGTTGACAATATAATTTGTGCCATATACTCAATTGTTTTTTCGCCAGACTTCATATACCCGTCTCTCATATAATGCATAAGTTCATCAAAAACTTTTGAAAATATGCTTTTTAGCATATTTTTTATTTCATCATTAAATTGAGCTTCATATATGGTACAAATAAATAAATCTCTGTTTTTTCTCAATGTGCTTGTTCTTTCTTCTATGATTTTCTCAATAACCTGCTCTGAATTTAGCTTAGTTTTTGATGAGTTGAAGTTTAACATTGGTTTGACAATGAATTTAGATATAGTCTCACAAAACAGGTTATTCTTTGTTTCAAAGTGCCTGAACAATGTTATTTCTGCCACTTCTGCAAAAGAAGAAATTTCTTTTGTAGTAGAACCGGCATATCCTTTTTTAGAAAACACCTCTCTAGCTGCATTTAAAATTCTTTCTCTTGTATCTTCTTCTTTCATAGCTGGACCATCATTTCTAATAACCGATTCCATATGATGCTTCAAAACTTAGCTTAGCCAGATTATAGTTGTGGAGAGACTGAACATATGACAATTCTGCATTATAAAGCATATTTTGAGCATTTAACACATCCATTTGAATTCCAACTCCTGCTTCGTAGGAAAGTTGTGACAATCTGTATGCTTCTTCAAGACTTGCTATATTTTTTTCATAAACACCTACAGCCCTAGAAGCTTTTTGCATATTTAAATAAGCATTATTGACACTTAGCTCAACACTTTGCATTGCATCACTTAATTCATTAATAGCTTTTTCTTTTTCAAAATTTGCTGCTCTGTAATCATATGTGTTTTCTGCGCTGTAATTTGAAACTATATCAAAATACAATCTTGAAACTTCAGTGTTTTCCTGAGCTTGAATTACTTCAATTCTGTTTTTTTGTGCTTCTGAAACTTTATCTGTTAAATCGATGTTATATGACATCTTCAAGCTCATTTTATTTATAACATCGTCAGTTAAATTTACTTTTATATCAAATGGAAGTCCTAATAGCTTGTTAAATTCCATTTTTTTGTATGTTAAATCATCCTTAGCATTTGATAATGCTAATTTAGCTTCCTCAACTGCTGCCTGTGCTGTTAAAACTTCCTGTTTTATGCCTGTGCCAATCTTAAATTTTACCTCTGCAATTCTTTGTTGCTCCTGAAAACGTAAGACATTTTCTTCTTTTACTTCAATGTCTTTTATACTTCTGCTAATTTCATAATAGCCGTTCTTAATTCCAAGCTCTATTTTTTGCTCTATTAATTCTTTGCTTTTTCTCGACAGTTTAACAGCCATCTCAGATTGTCTTTTGTAATATCCCTTTGACAACAGTTTAGTTTCAATCATGGAATTTTCGGGAGCTTTTGACCATAATAATGAAGCTTTTTTGGAAATGACTTGATTTTTTTCAATATCAAGCTGAGCAATTTTTAAGGCTTCATTGTTTTTTAACCCAAGCTCTACAGCTTCCTCCATAGAAAGATTGTATATCTTATTTTGAGACTGCTCCTCAGCATAAGTGATGCTAAATGTTAATATAAGCATTGCTGTCAGTAATACTATTATATTTTTAATCAATGTAATCACCTCATTTTAAGCTTTGTAAGTACTAACTTACATATATTTTAAAAAAATCTGCCGACTTTC
Above is a window of Sedimentibacter sp. MB35-C1 DNA encoding:
- a CDS encoding efflux RND transporter periplasmic adaptor subunit, whose protein sequence is MNKKKLILIVIFSLVILAAVVKNINSASGSKESAAKNSDLGIPIKLETVVKGNLTETINYVGTIEPKSSTTISPSIAGQIVQVYVEEGSIVKYGDLLIKIDDSQLKASLETVQKKLETLKTNYNYLVNEINDFYETNPLLKQLETAQSNYEYLKSEKSNYEGLYEEGAIPKTTFDKLVQETNNAYLKLEELKATTQNSYENLVHEKDMALKQMEELNSSINELNVKIEDTVIKAPISGVVKMIEGDVGDLAVVGKPLVAIDDNKELIVKVNVSERDINRIFVGSKGDLKINGLEGEITTAVSKIVPNVNPNTRIGLIELGPIQNEKSYMLFSGNSAEVKIIANEAKDKLIIPKNSIKNLNNKNIVYLYMDGIVKETEITTGITMGESTEVTKGLKGGDKIAITNLSKLYENAVVYVFKGEE
- a CDS encoding TetR/AcrR family transcriptional regulator; amino-acid sequence: MKEEDTRERILNAAREVFSKKGYAGSTTKEISSFAEVAEITLFRHFETKNNLFCETISKFIVKPMLNFNSSKTKLNSEQVIEKIIEERTSTLRKNRDLFICTIYEAQFNDEIKNMLKSIFSKVFDELMHYMRDGYMKSGEKTIEYMAQIILSTIVGLIIFESLTGSDTFKDTIKLYETIKTLV
- a CDS encoding TolC family protein, with protein sequence MIKNIIVLLTAMLILTFSITYAEEQSQNKIYNLSMEEAVELGLKNNEALKIAQLDIEKNQVISKKASLLWSKAPENSMIETKLLSKGYYKRQSEMAVKLSRKSKELIEQKIELGIKNGYYEISRSIKDIEVKEENVLRFQEQQRIAEVKFKIGTGIKQEVLTAQAAVEEAKLALSNAKDDLTYKKMEFNKLLGLPFDIKVNLTDDVINKMSLKMSYNIDLTDKVSEAQKNRIEVIQAQENTEVSRLYFDIVSNYSAENTYDYRAANFEKEKAINELSDAMQSVELSVNNAYLNMQKASRAVGVYEKNIASLEEAYRLSQLSYEAGVGIQMDVLNAQNMLYNAELSYVQSLHNYNLAKLSFEASYGIGY